A genome region from Pseudomonas helmanticensis includes the following:
- a CDS encoding alkaline phosphatase D family protein: MLKPVIGPIIGHTTTNHARIFVRGEYQKNLQVFAGLRYRPSNSQLWSTALFSKLGELGDMCKVFILNDLLEDTEYEFQTGWFSPMSPVHTVDSVAELPLQWPREIYRLRTRSSEPLRPRAYILGSCRYLRLTAGVPVLPLLGDRIFTSINQLIEGQQPPISATIMSGDQIYVDDLNRIGPDRSYKDILIKYRAAFSQPGIKRLMSGTSTYMILDDHEIEDNWPANAEPADDELYRNAMAAYELYQASHSPAYALTTNGQLDHASLEHYWYQFSEADIEWFVTDTRTRRDLSNNERRILDEAQELALCQWLINSTARVKFVVTSVMFFPDRQANGDDGWQGFAEQRLRLLETVRTHKISNVVIISGDVHGSLTARLSHSEDADFAIHTVVSSPLCNSKLLPYAKASTFALNQPLARTAAGDYVHELTSEVISQDNFAHMLVESDHILINYHDRDGKPLQSVTIKLR; the protein is encoded by the coding sequence ATGTTAAAACCCGTTATCGGCCCGATTATTGGCCACACCACAACTAACCACGCACGCATCTTCGTTCGTGGCGAATATCAAAAGAACCTGCAAGTGTTTGCCGGCTTGCGTTATCGTCCGAGCAATTCACAACTATGGTCAACCGCCCTGTTTAGCAAACTGGGTGAATTAGGCGACATGTGCAAAGTGTTCATCCTGAATGATTTGCTGGAAGACACCGAGTATGAATTTCAAACCGGCTGGTTCAGCCCGATGAGTCCGGTACATACCGTGGACAGCGTCGCGGAACTGCCGCTGCAATGGCCGCGGGAAATTTATCGCTTGCGTACTCGCAGCAGCGAGCCGTTGCGGCCCCGCGCCTATATTCTCGGCTCCTGTCGCTATCTACGCCTGACAGCAGGCGTGCCGGTATTGCCATTACTGGGGGATCGGATCTTTACGTCCATCAACCAATTGATCGAAGGCCAGCAACCGCCGATCAGCGCAACCATCATGAGCGGCGACCAGATTTATGTCGATGACCTGAACCGGATCGGTCCCGATCGCAGTTATAAAGATATCCTCATTAAATACCGCGCTGCCTTTTCACAACCGGGCATAAAACGCCTGATGTCCGGCACATCAACTTACATGATACTTGACGACCACGAGATTGAAGACAATTGGCCAGCGAATGCCGAACCGGCTGACGACGAGTTATATCGCAACGCCATGGCGGCATACGAGTTATACCAGGCCAGCCATAGCCCGGCCTATGCACTGACAACTAACGGACAACTTGATCATGCTTCACTGGAGCATTACTGGTACCAATTCAGCGAAGCCGATATCGAATGGTTTGTGACCGACACGCGCACCCGACGCGACCTGTCGAACAATGAGCGACGCATCCTCGATGAAGCTCAGGAACTGGCCTTGTGCCAATGGCTGATCAACAGCACGGCGCGGGTCAAGTTTGTGGTGACCAGCGTGATGTTTTTCCCGGATCGCCAAGCCAATGGCGACGATGGCTGGCAGGGCTTTGCCGAGCAACGACTGCGCCTGCTGGAAACCGTGCGCACGCACAAAATCAGCAATGTCGTGATCATTTCCGGCGATGTCCACGGCTCGCTGACTGCGCGCCTGAGCCATAGCGAGGATGCCGATTTCGCAATCCACACCGTGGTGTCTTCGCCGCTGTGCAACAGCAAACTGCTGCCGTATGCCAAGGCGTCGACGTTTGCCCTCAATCAACCGTTGGCGCGCACCGCGGCGGGTGACTATGTGCACGAATTGACCAGCGAGGTGATCAGCCAAGACAACTTTGCGCATATGCTGGTCGAGAGTGATCATATTTTGATCAATTATCATGACCGCGATGGCAAGCCACTGCAGTCGGTCACCATAAAGCTGCGCTAA